The Aspergillus nidulans FGSC A4 chromosome VIII genome contains the following window.
TAATCTTTCGTTGCGATTGACGCGAGGAGCGTCTCCGGGACGACTTTGGTGTCTCCCCAGAGGCTTGGACCCCCTTTCCCGTTTCTTCATTATTGTCCAATTCTGTGTCGTAGATCCACTCCCAGGGaaggtcttcttcgccaagtTCATCGTCGGAATCCTCGCGAATGATCCCTCCCTTGGTCATCCACTGCTCAGCGCGCTTGAGGGCATTTCGCTTGCGAGTCTGTGAATCAACatcgtctgctgctgctgcgggaGACATCTGTCTTAAATAAGTAGTTTGAACTCAATATCGGCGAAACTCAGCAAACAATGGCCGACAGTCTCGCAGCAGAGCTCGGAGAATTGAGAGACGCGGAAAACCGCGTTTGTCCACTTAGATCCTTTTCAGGATTAGTGTTAAGTGTCACGTGTCACTCGACCATTGGGCTTAGCTTCTCTTATACACGTCGCTCAAGAAGTAGTCTTAGATTGGAGAATTATGGAATTCATTTGAACAACAGTTAGAATTCGTTTGACTAGGAACTTTGGAATGTGTTGGAAGTGTTGGCGATTGTAGGGTTGATATTCTTCCTCTTAGAAAAAATATGATGACTGCATGCTTCAAGAATACTTGCTATATCAGGCAAATATTTGGTATAGTGTATTTACTGGCAAATAATCAAACCATTATTTCAGATTCAAAGGTGAGCTCTGCTTTGGATCCTTTTAGTAGATAGGAATTGCATGgtttgctggtgctgggatGTCGGAATTCGCTGTTGCTCTCTACGATTgtcctcttttcctcttaaCTCATATGGCCTTTCCATCCCTCCTGAATATCTCGCAGAGAAATAAGCGAATATCAAGCTATACTGGGATACGCCGCATGAGTTTCATCGTGGCAACAAAATGAAGTGATGAGCGGACTATATTCTATCCTGAAGCTGCTGACGAACTTGCAGCCACGAGACCACCGGAGCTCTAGGTACAAACCCCATGGAAAACACAGTCCACTACTCTCTACCACAAAGCATACACTGATTCACACCAGGATGGCAGCTCGTGACTCACAGTCGAGCAGCAAAAAAGAAGACCGCATCTTCGAGCTCTCATGCACAAGCATCGCAGGCACCGTAAGCCCCGTCTGGTAACACTATCGAGTTAGGACCTCAACATCAGCTACCACCTTCAGTTTCAGAAACACCTGGCCCATCCTCGCAAGTTGCGCTGGCTACTCAGAAGCTATCGAATGTTAGAAGTGGCGAAACACCGAATATTCGAGGCCGAGTGACCCCGCGGGGTAAGGGAACAACTGTTGAGAGACCCATATCAGGCCGGTTGAAGAATCCACTTCAGTACCCCTCGGCGAAGTTAAAGTATGTAAATAGATCAGATCCGGACGGTAAGACTCATCGCCCCGCAATCTGGCCTCGAATTTACTGAACCGGACGTGCAGGCGTGGTAAAACCGCCTGCTGCTTTTGGAACATTCAAGCATGAGTAAGTCAATCGTGACTCGCTCATACATGTCTGATCCTGATGGCCTCCAGCTAGAATCTCTAGATTCTATTCGGGTTAGATTTGGATGCCACTTGTTCATTCCCAAAGGATTGCCCAACTGCATATGTGCTCTCGGTAAAAGCCATGATGACGTGAAACATATTGCAAAATGTATCAGAGTCTTGTGGGCCGGGGAAACAGCCAAAAGCAACATCAAAGCTAAGATTTACCTTGCTGAACCTCAGCCAAGAGTCATGGAGGGAAATATCGtggtcgagaagcagaaccAATTGCACAACCCCGTGCTTCAGCGTGACCGAGTGCAGATTTCCGACTCGCAGGGCTTACAAGAACGCATTTGTTCGGTGCGCTCTAAGAATAATGCCCGCATCTTAACAGCTGTTGAGGATCGCTTGAAACGTCTTGCTTATGCACGTGGACACTTGCGGATGCGTGTTAATCTTGGGACTTTTGTGCTCGAAAATTACCAGAAGCCCGAAAACAACAAGTCCTGGTATGTTTTTGATGAATTTAAAGATATGCTGTGCACGAGCAGACTCAAGGTCGACTGATTCCGGGGTATGTTTTATCCAACAAGCTGGACGTAGCTAATCTGACTGATGGCAGGCTCAAAATTGGTCAACCTGAACTTTTGGAAAGATGCTTTAAAGCAAAACATCTGTTCGAGCCGCTCGCCGACGCGTCAACTGCGCTGGAAGATTCTGAGCTCGCATACTCTGTAAACTTCGAATTCCTTGGCGCAGATAAATCTATGCTTCGACTGGAAGCAGAGTTCGCGTAAAGCCCCGGGGCACGAGAATACGAAATCAAGGAACGCCGCTGGCTTAGGCCTCGTACTGATGGCCGGACTCGTGAGAAGCGGCCTCCTTTACACATCGCGGTCATTGACTTTGAACGGTGAGTTTTTAATGTTTGATGTCCCTTCCgcaagctggaacttgaCTAATTCTTGTCACAGGTCGGACTGGCAACTAGAAATAAAGGGGCTTGAATTTCATGAAGCCTCATCAGTCGACAATGCATTGAGGTCATTCTCAAACTCCATCGTGTTTCAACGCACGAACTATTTTGGTGATATCCGTGCGAGACCGGAAAAGAAAGTCGTGTTTCCTTCAAGCCCTCCAGTATCCGAATACGTGGAGAAATCAGCGATCCGTTATCATATCAAAGGCACCAAATACATCTTCGAAATTGCAAGGTATGATGAGTACAAGCGTTCAGGGGCGGGTGCCTACTGTGGGGAGATAAATTGCTGGGAAACTTGTCAGAAACTCCTTGTACATTCTGGGGGCATCTGTTTCGATGCAAATTGGGACAACCTGCTCGGCGGCCATGCAAATCTACCAAAAGGGCAATCCGCGAAGTACAGCCTGAATCTAGCCACGTTCTTCCCGTCCAAGGAACCTTTGCTGTCCCTGAAAACCAGAGCAAAGGCTTCTGGGAGTTTATTGACCTAGTAAGACAAGCAGCGGAACTTCTGGGCCCGACACAGGCCTCCCAGAAGATGCCAAAATGAATGCCGTATCCGAGACCAGGCCGTCTCGCAGGAAGCTAGTCTGGCGGTCTCacctgcagcacctgcaCTAAACCCTGCGCAGAGCCCTCGGATGCTGAACGAAGATCTTGGTACACTGTTTTAAACAATTGAACATGGCTATATTTCGAGGAACCTCAGCGGGCTGCGAGTCGGTTTCGAAAACTAGTTAGTGGCCTATGTTACATTTTTCACCCAGCTCCTGTCATTTCGCGCATTGACTACTTTTTTTGTGTTGGTTCCTGCCGCATTTTTTTTTCGTCTCTCCGTGAGCGTGCGCTcagccagcagccgcagcctgggCAGATGACGCAGCACCCTCGCTCATCAACTTTTGCCTCAGAGCTGCCAAATTATGAGCCTTTGGGATCTACCAGAAACAATGAAAAGTCTCTACTCACCATCCTCAAAAAGTCTTTGCTGGGAGCTCTTGGTCTGCACAAGTTTCTCCAACTCCGTAAGATTCGTCTCCAGTTCCTTCACCTTCTGCTCGTAGAACTCAATCGCTTTTGCCGCGGTCTGAACAAATCAGCATTAGCATACACTGTCACTCTCAATGCCCATAGGGTATACACAAACCTTCTCAACATAATACCCCgtcccaacatcaacaagcaCTTTCTCTCGATCCGTCAAACGCCCCTTAACATACAGCGAACTCGTCAGCGGCACGAGGATCTCATCCTTCCCCTCCGTCCCCTTCTTTGCGGACCCAATCACGCCCTCATTGATCGAGCGCACGCAGTCTCGGAAGCGCGATTGTGCGGCGCGCAGCTTTGCGTGTGAAGAGGTGAGGTGCTCGAGTTCCGTTGAGAGGCGGGTCTGTAAGGCGCGGAGTTGCGGGGtcgagagggaggagatgTTAACTATATTCGTATCATATGTCAGATTTACTCAAATGGAAGGAG
Protein-coding sequences here:
- a CDS encoding uncharacterized protein (transcript_id=CADANIAT00001418), translating into MSKSIVTRSYMSDPDGLQLESLDSIRVRFGCHLFIPKGLPNCICALGKSHDDVKHIAKCIRVLWAGETAKSNIKAKIYLAEPQPRVMEGNIVVEKQNQLHNPVLQRDRVQISDSQGLQERICSVRSKNNARILTAVEDRLKRLAYARGHLRMRVNLGTFVLENYQKPENNKSCPGAREYEIKERRWLRPRTDGRTREKRPPLHIAVIDFERSDWQLEIKGLEFHEASSVDNALRSFSNSIVFQRTNYFGDIRARPEKKVVFPSSPPVSEYVEKSAIRYHIKGTKYIFEIARAIREVQPESSHVLPVQGTFAVPENQSKGFWEFIDLVRQAAELLGPTQASQKMPK
- a CDS encoding prefoldin subunit 5 (transcript_id=CADANIAT00001419) translates to MPPQNTPASDSDAPPGAVNISSLSTPQLRALQTRLSTELEHLTSSHAKLRAAQSRFRDCVRSINEGVIGSAKKGTEGKDEILVPLTSSLYVKGRLTDREKVLVDVGTGYYVEKTAAKAIEFYEQKVKELETNLTELEKLVQTKSSQQRLFEDALRQKLMSEGAASSAQAAAAG